In Bartonella machadoae, a single genomic region encodes these proteins:
- a CDS encoding MFS transporter, with amino-acid sequence MEQKSWSALLLGKNGIRFLTFTGGVILHATNVYIVITILPSLMSEMGELYYSWVATVFITASLLGTSLATKILEKIGPRKAYLISGFIFTVGTFICSMASTMPLFLLGRFIQGFGSGSLLSLSYSMVRLAFSPSLWSHALSIISGMWGISTLLGPAIGGISVYYGAWRASFWIIGTLAIIFSLIALKVLPKENKRKIPTSPLPLLQLFILILLIFIISACGAINTKIVQICGLIIGLILFLVLAKVEKSTLHPMLPHKSFSVSSEFFPIYVLILVMTTVVYSMELYFPLFLQELHGQTPLIAGYIASLTSLGWTCGSLSSAGVSSQKVRSIIVYSPILSLLGISSLLWLIPMKDSTSEHIFIICLALFAIGISAGIAWPHLLTRILQSANNEDALRASESLTSVQLFSAALSATLAGTITNFAGLFNPGGIIGMISAAKTLLAVLISFLFCLGIPFALRVSYRILKNPIGQSKH; translated from the coding sequence GTGGAACAAAAAAGCTGGTCTGCACTTTTATTGGGTAAAAATGGTATTCGCTTTTTAACGTTTACAGGCGGTGTTATATTACATGCTACGAACGTTTATATTGTTATTACTATTTTACCCTCTCTTATGAGCGAAATGGGAGAGCTGTATTATTCTTGGGTGGCAACTGTTTTTATTACAGCGTCACTCCTTGGAACTTCACTTGCAACAAAAATATTAGAAAAAATAGGTCCTCGTAAAGCTTATTTAATCTCTGGTTTCATTTTTACTGTTGGTACCTTCATATGCAGTATGGCTTCAACTATGCCATTATTTTTACTAGGGCGTTTTATTCAAGGATTTGGAAGCGGTTCTTTACTATCCCTATCCTATTCTATGGTGCGTCTTGCCTTTAGTCCATCTCTATGGTCTCATGCGTTGAGTATTATCTCTGGGATGTGGGGAATATCAACCTTGCTAGGACCAGCTATTGGTGGCATTTCTGTATATTATGGCGCATGGAGAGCATCCTTTTGGATCATTGGCACATTAGCAATAATTTTCTCTCTCATAGCTCTTAAAGTTTTACCAAAAGAAAATAAAAGAAAGATTCCAACATCCCCTCTTCCTCTCTTACAACTTTTCATACTTATTTTGTTAATTTTTATTATTTCTGCTTGTGGTGCTATAAATACCAAAATTGTGCAAATCTGTGGATTAATTATCGGATTGATCCTTTTCCTTGTTCTAGCAAAAGTTGAAAAATCCACACTTCACCCCATGTTGCCGCATAAATCCTTTTCAGTCTCCTCTGAGTTTTTTCCTATTTATGTCTTGATACTCGTTATGACGACAGTGGTGTATAGCATGGAGCTTTACTTTCCACTTTTTCTTCAAGAGCTTCATGGACAAACCCCGCTTATTGCCGGTTATATAGCATCACTCACAAGCTTGGGTTGGACATGTGGTTCCTTATCAAGCGCTGGAGTATCCTCCCAAAAAGTTCGCAGCATCATCGTCTATTCACCAATATTAAGTCTTTTAGGTATAAGCAGTCTTTTATGGCTTATTCCAATGAAAGATTCTACATCTGAACATATTTTTATCATTTGCTTAGCATTATTTGCTATCGGGATTAGCGCAGGCATAGCTTGGCCGCATTTGTTAACACGGATCTTACAATCTGCAAACAATGAGGATGCTCTACGTGCTAGCGAATCACTTACCTCTGTACAGCTCTTTTCCGCTGCGTTAAGTGCAACACTTGCAGGAACAATCACAAATTTCGCTGGTCTCTTTAATCCGGGAGGAATAATAGGAATGATTTCAGCTGCTAAAACTCTTCTTGCCGTACTGATCAGTTTTTTATTTTGCCTTGGTATTCCATTTGCTCTACGCGTTTCCTATCGCATATTAAAAAATCCCATAGGACAATCAAAGCACTGA